The proteins below are encoded in one region of Girardinichthys multiradiatus isolate DD_20200921_A chromosome 19, DD_fGirMul_XY1, whole genome shotgun sequence:
- the iah1 gene encoding isoamyl acetate-hydrolyzing esterase 1 homolog: MMSKFSTVIWPKVILYGDSITQFSFQANGWGAETANKLARKCDVVNRGLSGYNSRWAKIILPRLISSQNPAENHIAAVTVFFGANDASLEDENPQQHVPLQEYSENLKDISRFLTSAGVSADKVIFITPSPIHEPAWEKECILKGCPLNRHNSVVGQYAQACVQAAGQCGSDVLDLWTLMQKDGQDYTVYLSDGLHLSEKGNQFVARHLWSLLAGRVAHLPFILPYWGDVDAKNPETSLLCNS, encoded by the exons ATGATGTCCAAGTTTAGCACAGTAATTTGGCCCAAAGTCATTTTATATGGTGACTCCATCACTCAG TTTTCCTTTCAGGCCAATGGATGGGGAGCAGAAACTGCAAATAAGCTTGCAAG AAAATGTGACGTTGTGAACAGAGGACTGTCTGGCTACAACTCCAGATGGGCGAAGATCATCCTTCCTCGCCTGATCAGCAGCCAGAATCCAGCAGAAAACCACATAGCAGCTGTTACCGTCTTCTTTGGAGCCAACGACGCTTCGCTGGAAG ATGAGAACCCACAGCAGCATGTCCCTCTACAGGAGTATTCAGAGAACCTGAAGGATATCAGCAGGTTTCTGACCTCAGCTGGTGTTTCAGCAGACAAAGTCATCTTCATTACGCCTTCTCCGATTCACGAGCCGGCCTGGGAGAAGGAGTGCATTCTCAAAG GATGCCCTCTCAATCGGCACAACTCGGTGGTGGGACAGTACGCTCAGGCCTGTGTTCAGGCAGCCGGTCAGTGTGGGTCAGACGTCCTGGACCTCTGGACACTCATGCAAAAAGATGGACAA GACTACACCGTCTACCTCTCTGACGGGCTGCATCTCTCGGAGAAGGGAAACCAGTTTGTGGCCCGGCATCTCTGGAGCCTGTTAGCTGGCCGCGTGGCTCACCTACCCTTCATCCTGCCTTACTGGGGAGACGTGGACGCCAAGAACCCAGAGACTAGCCTCCTCTGTAACTCATGA